A genomic window from Gracilinanus agilis isolate LMUSP501 chromosome X, AgileGrace, whole genome shotgun sequence includes:
- the LOC123253428 gene encoding PEST proteolytic signal-containing nuclear protein-like isoform X2, whose product MVDGKAGEKLEKPQQAGSARGPEEEAEKPVKTKTVSSSNGRENLSHSAEKRSAEETKDFSSKPVPAKIAKFGFAIGSQTTKKAPVISIKLGASNEPEEMPPEAKMRMKNIGRDTPTLAGPNSFNKGKHGFLDNQKLWKRNIKSHLGNVHDQDDD is encoded by the exons ATGGTGGATGGGAAAGCAGGAGAGAAGCTGGAGAAGCCGCAGCAAGCAGGAAGCGCCAGAGGACCTGAAGAAGAGGCAGAAAAACCTGTGAAAACTAAGACTGTTTCTTCCAGTAATGGAAGGGAAAATTTGAGTCACAGCGCAGAGAAGCGATCAGCTGAAGAAACCAAAGACTTCTCATCCAAGCCTGTGCCGGCAAAGATAGCCAAGTTTGGATTTGCCATAGGCAGTCAGACCACAAAGAAAGCGCCTGTCATATCCATCAAACTTGGAGCAAGTAA tGAACCAGAGGAAATGCCTCCAGAAGcaaaaatgagaatgaagaataTTGGAAGGGATACACCAACATTGGCCGGACCAAATTCCTTCAATAAAGGAAAACATGGATTCTTGGATAACCAGAAGCTGTGGAAACGAAATATAAAATCTCACCTTGGAAATGTCCATGACCAAGATGATGACTAA
- the LOC123253428 gene encoding PEST proteolytic signal-containing nuclear protein-like isoform X3, producing MVDGKAGEKLEKPQQAGSARGPEEEAEKPVKTKTVSSSNGRENLSHSAEKRSAEETKDFSSKPVPAKIAKFGFAIVAAVFNEDDDSEPEEMPPEAKMRMKNIGRDTPTLAGPNSFNKGKHGFLDNQKLWKRNIKSHLGNVHDQDDD from the exons ATGGTGGATGGGAAAGCAGGAGAGAAGCTGGAGAAGCCGCAGCAAGCAGGAAGCGCCAGAGGACCTGAAGAAGAGGCAGAAAAACCTGTGAAAACTAAGACTGTTTCTTCCAGTAATGGAAGGGAAAATTTGAGTCACAGCGCAGAGAAGCGATCAGCTGAAGAAACCAAAGACTTCTCATCCAAGCCTGTGCCGGCAAAGATAGCCAAGTTTGGATTTGCCATAG TAGCAGCAGTTTtcaatgaagatgatgatagtGAACCAGAGGAAATGCCTCCAGAAGcaaaaatgagaatgaagaataTTGGAAGGGATACACCAACATTGGCCGGACCAAATTCCTTCAATAAAGGAAAACATGGATTCTTGGATAACCAGAAGCTGTGGAAACGAAATATAAAATCTCACCTTGGAAATGTCCATGACCAAGATGATGACTAA
- the LOC123253428 gene encoding PEST proteolytic signal-containing nuclear protein-like isoform X1 — MVDGKAGEKLEKPQQAGSARGPEEEAEKPVKTKTVSSSNGRENLSHSAEKRSAEETKDFSSKPVPAKIAKFGFAIGSQTTKKAPVISIKLGASKPKETVPTLAPKTLSVAAVFNEDDDSEPEEMPPEAKMRMKNIGRDTPTLAGPNSFNKGKHGFLDNQKLWKRNIKSHLGNVHDQDDD; from the coding sequence ATGGTGGATGGGAAAGCAGGAGAGAAGCTGGAGAAGCCGCAGCAAGCAGGAAGCGCCAGAGGACCTGAAGAAGAGGCAGAAAAACCTGTGAAAACTAAGACTGTTTCTTCCAGTAATGGAAGGGAAAATTTGAGTCACAGCGCAGAGAAGCGATCAGCTGAAGAAACCAAAGACTTCTCATCCAAGCCTGTGCCGGCAAAGATAGCCAAGTTTGGATTTGCCATAGGCAGTCAGACCACAAAGAAAGCGCCTGTCATATCCATCAAACTTGGAGCAAGTAAGCCTAAAGAAACTGTTCCAACTCTTGCCCCTAAAACCCTTTCAGTAGCAGCAGTTTtcaatgaagatgatgatagtGAACCAGAGGAAATGCCTCCAGAAGcaaaaatgagaatgaagaataTTGGAAGGGATACACCAACATTGGCCGGACCAAATTCCTTCAATAAAGGAAAACATGGATTCTTGGATAACCAGAAGCTGTGGAAACGAAATATAAAATCTCACCTTGGAAATGTCCATGACCAAGATGATGACTAA